One window from the genome of Hydractinia symbiolongicarpus strain clone_291-10 chromosome 1, HSymV2.1, whole genome shotgun sequence encodes:
- the LOC130649277 gene encoding uncharacterized protein LOC130649277 — protein sequence MKSIYVSQITAHIPNENEDYDFQIYHCQKSNQKVLNMPVHSEKTSYDDNGLHIYHTAEANNNNVRAYIDTLARSLQCSMDVQYADGKNLLLKYVASYVSKFKDTYISNG from the exons ATGAAGAGCATATATGTGTCGCAAATAACCGCTCACATACCGAATGAAAACGAAGACTACGATTTTCAG aTTTATCATTGCCAAAAATCTAATCAAAAAGTCTTAAATATGCCAGTGCACAGCGAGAAAACGAGTTATGACGATAATGGCCTGCATATTTACCACACAGCTGAGGCAAATAATAATAACGTCCGAGCTTACATCGACACGTTAGCGAGAAGCTTACAATGCTCAATGGACGTGCAATATGCTGACGGAAAAAATTTGCTCTTAAAATACGTTGCATCCTATGTATCAAAATTTAAGGATACATATATTTCAAATGGTTAG
- the LOC130649266 gene encoding uncharacterized protein LOC130649266: MSPEVRPLIQHQNTTPTHTPPNSLKRKHVSPVRQTPSGSQNAGGSSGNDPFPMSTGKFQKRVLYLLTDIRNLLGRQNEKAAEPDTAQPQEPFELLKSVQELIEFEETLKDKSNYDRLLSQLSRVGGSKIRENVKNVLLK; this comes from the exons ATGTCACCAGAAGTCAGACCATTGATACAACATCAAAACACAACACCAACACATACACCACCAAATAGTTTAAAGAGGAAGCATGTCAGTCCAGTAAGACAAACACCATCTGGATCACAGAATGCAGGTGGAAGTTCTGGAAACGATCCCTTTCCTATGTCGACAGGAA AGTTTCAGAAGAGGGTATTGTATCTCCTAACCGATATCAGGAATTTGTTGGGAAGACAAAATGAAAAAGCAGCAGAGCCGGACACAGCTCAACCACAGGAGCCATTTGAACTGCTAAAGAGTGTTCAAGAGCTAATAGAGTTTGAGGAGACATTAAAAGACAAGTCAAACTATGATAGATTG CTATCCCAGTTATCAAGAGTTGGTGGctcaaaaattcgcgaaaatgtgaaaaatgttctGTTAAAGTGA
- the LOC130629858 gene encoding P2X purinoceptor 7-like: protein MSSSNKNFTQNPRLCKPVTDWCRCGKCERMPTEKVCVCCVEIDAIKYFNLDDQECITQHPHFNYIVLLKDVLWTALVGLYDRESRGLPERDHVPNRTYRHGAYRQFCSFIHNKLRRGVRRVIPACAVCKIREEYPSVDGRYTGFKGDAEGGELVEMDFSWIAEIEDE from the exons ATGTCTTCGTCGAACAAAAATTTCACG CAAAATCCTAGATTGTGTAAGCCTGTTACTGATTGGTGTCGTTGTGGTAAATGTGAGAGGATGCCGACAGAGAAAGTGTGTGTTTGCTGTGTTGAAATCGATGCCATAAAATACTTCAATCTTgatg ATCAGGAATGCATCACACAGCATCCACATTTTAACTACATCGTGTTGTTGAAAGATGTGTTATGGACAGCGTTAGTCGGGCTATATGACCGGGAAAGTCGCGGTTTACCTGAGCGTGACCATGTACCAAATAG GACGTACCGTCACGGTGCTTATCGACAGTTTTGCTCGTTTATCCACAACAAACTTAGGCGAGGTGTACGACGTGTCATACCAGCGTGTGCAGTTTGTAAGATCAGGGAGGAGTATCCTAGTGTAGATGGACGATACACTGGGTTTAAGGGTGACGCAGAAGGGGGAGAACTGGTTGAAATGGATTTTTCTTGGATAGCGGAGATAGAAGACGAATAG